GGTCAGGGCAATGCGCTTGCGCGGCACGTCCACCTCCAGCACCTTCACTTTGACAATGTCGCCCGCCTTGACCACATCACGCGGGTCCTTGACGAAGGTATCGGACAGCGCCGAGATATGGATGAGCCCGTCCTGGTGCACGCCGATATCGACGAACGCACCGAACGCGGCCACGTTGCTGACCACGCCTTCCAGCACCATGCCTTCGCGCAGATCCTTGATGTCCTCCACGCCCTCGGCGAAACGGGCGGCCTTGAACTCCGGACGCGGATCGCGCCCCGGCTTTTCCAGTTCCTTGAGGATGTCGCGCACGGTCGGCACACCGAAGGTCTCATCGGTGAACTGCTCGGCCTTCAGGCCACGCAGGAAGGTGCCGTCGCCGATGAGCGCCTTGATCGGGCGCGCGGTGCTGGCCACGATGCGCTCCACCACCGGATAGGCTTCAGGGTGCACGGCGGAGGCATCCAGCGGCTGGTCGCCATCGGCGATGCGCAGGAAGCCGGCACACTGCTCGAAGGTCTTTTCGCCCAGGCGCGCAACTTTCAGCAGGTCCTTGCGGCGCTTGAACGGGCCGTTGTCATCGCGGTGGCGCACGATGTTCTCGGCCACCGTGGACGACAGGCCGGACACCCGCGACAGCAGCGCGGCCGAGGCGGTGTTGACGTACACGCCGACGGCGTTGACGCAGTCTTCCACGCGCGCATCCAGCGCGCGCGCCAGGCGGTACTGGTCAACGTCATGCTGGTACTGGCCGACGCCGATCGCCTTGGGTTCGATCTTCACCAGCTCGGCCAGCGGGTCCTGCAGGCGCCGCGCAATCGACACCGCACCACGCAGCGACACATCCAGGCCCGGGAACTCTTTGGCCGCGAACTCCGACGCCGAGTACACCGATGCACCGGCTTCACTGACCACCACCTTCTGCAGCTTCGGATTGCCCGTCGCCTTGATCGCCTCGCCGGCCAGCTTGTCGGTCTCGCGGCTGGCGGTACCGTTGCCGATCGCGATCAGTTCCACGTTGTGCTTGGCGCACAGCTGCCGGATCGTCTGCAGTGATTGATCCCACTGCCGGCGCGGTTCGTGCGGGTAGATGGTGTCGGTGGCTACCAGCTTGCCGGTGGCGTCGACCACCGCGATCTTGCAGCCGGTGCGGATGCCCGGGTCGAGGCCCAGAACGGTTTTCGGGCCGGCCGGCGCCGCCAGCAGCAGATCCTTGAGGTTGTCACCGAAAACAGCGATGGCATCCGCCTCGGCCTTTTCGCGGGCCTGGTTGAACAGGTCCAGCAGCAGGTGCGTGTGCAGCTTGGCCCGCCAGGTGAGCCGGCAGGCATCGAGCAGCCAACGATCAGCCGCTCGCCCCTGGTCGGCGATGCCGGCCTTGCGGGCCACACGCCCTTCGGCGTACTGGTGGCCGGCCTCGGCATCGGTGCCGGGATCCAGCTCCAGGAACAGGATTTCTTCGCGGCGCGCGCGGAACAGCGCCAACAGGCGGTGCGAGGGAATCTTCGCCAGCGACTCGGCGTGCTCGAAATAGTCGCGGTACTTGGCGCCGTCGTTTTCCTTGCCCTCAGCCACGCGGGCCCGGATCACCCCGGTCTCGCCCAGCCAGGTACGCAGTTCACCCACCAGCGCGGCATCTTCGCCCCAGCGCTCCATCAGGATCGCGCGCGCACCCTCCAGTGCCGCCTTGGGATCGGCCACGCCCTTGTCGGCGTCGACGAAGGTGGCGGCGAACACCTGCGGGTCCTGCGTGGGGTCAGCCAGCAGGCCATCGGCCAGCGGCTCCACGCCTGCCTCGCGGGCAATCTGCGCGCGGGTGCGGCGCTTGGGCTTGTACGGCAGGTACAGATCTTCCAGA
Above is a genomic segment from Stenotrophomonas sp. ESTM1D_MKCIP4_1 containing:
- a CDS encoding Tex family protein, whose product is MHDAKNAQSALAQQIAQTIAEEIGAQPAQVRAAVGLLDEGASVPFIARYRKEVTGGLDDTQLRNLETRLTYLRELEDRRAAVLASIGEQGKLSDALRNDILAADTKSRLEDLYLPYKPKRRTRAQIAREAGVEPLADGLLADPTQDPQVFAATFVDADKGVADPKAALEGARAILMERWGEDAALVGELRTWLGETGVIRARVAEGKENDGAKYRDYFEHAESLAKIPSHRLLALFRARREEILFLELDPGTDAEAGHQYAEGRVARKAGIADQGRAADRWLLDACRLTWRAKLHTHLLLDLFNQAREKAEADAIAVFGDNLKDLLLAAPAGPKTVLGLDPGIRTGCKIAVVDATGKLVATDTIYPHEPRRQWDQSLQTIRQLCAKHNVELIAIGNGTASRETDKLAGEAIKATGNPKLQKVVVSEAGASVYSASEFAAKEFPGLDVSLRGAVSIARRLQDPLAELVKIEPKAIGVGQYQHDVDQYRLARALDARVEDCVNAVGVYVNTASAALLSRVSGLSSTVAENIVRHRDDNGPFKRRKDLLKVARLGEKTFEQCAGFLRIADGDQPLDASAVHPEAYPVVERIVASTARPIKALIGDGTFLRGLKAEQFTDETFGVPTVRDILKELEKPGRDPRPEFKAARFAEGVEDIKDLREGMVLEGVVSNVAAFGAFVDIGVHQDGLIHISALSDTFVKDPRDVVKAGDIVKVKVLEVDVPRKRIALTRRLDDTPGQATSRPGPREERGPNAGPGPRRDAGGQGRGQARGQGQGGRPAASAPPANNALAEAFARAKRS